One segment of Scomber scombrus chromosome 3, fScoSco1.1, whole genome shotgun sequence DNA contains the following:
- the ahcy gene encoding adenosylhomocysteinase: MSEKLPYKVADISLAEWGRKSIDIAENEMPGLMKMREMYGQSKPLKGSRIAGCLHMTLQTAVLIETLTALGAEVQWSSCNIFSTQDHAASAIAKSGVPVYAWKGETDEEYMWCIEQTLYFRDGQPLNLILDDGGDLTNLVHTKYPKLLAGIRGVSEETTTGVHNLYKMLKKGELKIPAINVNDSVTKSKFDNLYGCRESLIDGIKRATDVMIAGKVAVVAGYGDVGKGCVQALRGFGARVIVTEIDPINALQAAMEGYEVTTMDEACKEGNIFVTTTGCEDIIQGRHFECMKDDSIVCNIGHFDCEIDMAWLTKNAAEKVNIKPQVDRFRMKSGRHIIVLAEGRLVNLGCAMGHPSFVMSNSFTNQVLAQIELWTNTAKYPLGVYFLPKKLDEQVAAAHLEKLGVKLTKLTDKQAKYLGLPSEGPFKPDHYRY, translated from the exons ATGTCTGAGAAACTCCCCTACAAAGTTG cTGACATCAGCCTGGCCGAATGGGGGCGTAAGTCCATCGACATCGCCGAGAACGAGATGCCCGGTCTGATGAAGATGAGGGAAATGTACGGTCAGTCCAAACCTCTTAAGGGCTCCCGTATCGCCGGCTGCCTCCACATGACCCTGCAGACCGCCGTGCTCATCGAGACCCTCACCGCCCTCGGAGCTGAG GTTCAGTGGTCAAGCTGCAACATCTTCTCCACCCAGGATCACGCTGCTTCCGCCATCGCTAAGTCTGGTGTTCCAG tTTACGCATGGAAAGGTGAGACCGATGAGGAGTACATGTGGTGCATCGAGCAGACTCTGTACTTCAGGGACGGTCAGCCCCTCAACTTGATCCTGGACGACGGTGGAGATCTCACCAACCTGGTCCACACAAAGTACCCCAAACTGTTGGcag GTATCCGtggtgtgtcagaggagaccaCCACAGGCGTCCACAACCTGTACAAGATGTTGAAGAAGGGCGAGCTGAAGATCCCCGCCATCAACGTCAACGACTCTGTCACCAAG AGTAAGTTTGACAACCTGTACGGTTGCAGGGAGAGCCTGATCGATGGTATCAAGAGAGCCACCGACGTGATGATTGCCGGTAAAGTGGCCGTCGTTGCAGGTTACGGTGACGTCGGTAAAGGCTGCGTCCAGGCTCTGCGTGGATTCGGAGCTCGCGTCATCGTCACAGAGATCGACCCCATCAATGCCCTGCAGGCCGCCATGGAGG GTTATGAGGTCACCACCATGGATGAAGCCTGTAAGGAAGGAAACATTTTCGTCACCACCACTGGCTGTGAGGACATCATCCAGGGACG TCACTTTGAGTGCATGAAGGACGACTCCATCGTCTGTAACATCGGTCACTTTGACTGTGAGATCGACATGGCCTGGCTCACCAAGAACGCTGCAGAGAAAGTCAACATCAAGCCTCAG GTGGATCGCTTCAGGATGAAGAGTGGTCGTCACATCATCGTCCTGGCAGAAGGCAGACTGGTCAACCTTGGCTGTGCCATGGGACACCCCTCCTTCGTCATGAGCAACTCCTTCACCAATCAG GTGCTGGCTCAGATCGAGTTGTGGACGAACACCGCCAAATACCCCCTGGGAGTCTACTTCTTGCCCAAGAAG CTGGATGAGCAAGTGGCAGCTGCCCACCTGGAAAAACTGGGAGTGAAGCTGACCAAGCTGACAGACAAGCAGGCCAAGTACCTGGGTCTGCCCAGCGAGGGGCCCTTCAAACCAGACCACTATCGCTACTGA